A window of the Electrophorus electricus isolate fEleEle1 chromosome 11, fEleEle1.pri, whole genome shotgun sequence genome harbors these coding sequences:
- the sparcl1 gene encoding SPARC-like protein 1, producing MTAQHLCVCLLAVVLTVTSAEKPSVSDGDGAILLTNFPFEASSPDAGDKDAGEGIGQAVPGAVQVSDVGQGNTLAPVLLSEDALSRLLQGSEQEQQDVGEDEDKLEEEEEEAGRSSESETPVALDYTANSEAVDPSPTKVEETSKAEDEEKVGAELPTAMADYDSQESLEEAEDPREGSQEADQAVPVEVSEDEQEEELWDTEKRECYKGPEAEKGTSDRGSHAKGSRRKAGHMRKEQNSSQSGQASGSEVSSGRAQRPEPEKGPDSKLNMEHKGKRRHKKWTSLVGLNPVQIWASVSLLPRSKPMARARPGPRGQDAPADPCENFPCKSGRKCKLNEEMEPSCLCQEPAQCPSENLTELEHVCGTDNQTYQTSCHLFATKCHLEGTKKGHRLHLDYSGPCKFIPPCLNTELQQFPLRMRDWLKNILLQLYEHDSVTPGLLTAKQRARVQKLHDSERRLHVGSHAVELLALDFEKNYNLYIYPVHWQFAQLDQHPTDRVLTHSELAPLRASLVPMEHCTSVFFRRCDTDRDRLLSLREWCQCFGLKHEDMERQLLF from the exons ATGACAGCTCaacatctgtgtgtctgcctgctggcCGTTGTGTTAACTGTGACT AGTGCGGAGAAGCCATCGGTGTCTGATGGGGATGGTGCCATCCTGTTGACAAACTTCCCCTTTGAGGCCAGCAGTCCAGATGCAGGAGACAAGGATGCTGGCGAGGGAATAGGGCAAGCAGTCCCAGGAGCTGTGCAGGTGTCTGACGTAGGCCAGGGGAACACTCTGGCTCCTGTGCTGCTGAGTGAGGACGCACTCTCTCGTCTCCTGCAAGGTTCTGAGCAGGAGCAGCAAGATGTTGGAGAAGATGAGGAcaagctggaggaagaggaagaggaggcagggaggagtTCAGAGTCAGAGACACCAGTAGCTTTGGACTACACTGCCAACAGTGAGGCTGTAGACCCTTCGCCCACCAAGGTGGAGGAGACCAGCAAGGCCGAGGACGAAGAGAAGGTTGGGGCGGAGCTACCCACAGCCATGGCAGACTACGATTCCCAGGAGTCTTTGGAAGAAGCTGAGGACCCCAGAGAGGGAAGCCAAGAGGCTGACCAGGCTGTACCTGTAGAGGTTTCTGAAGATGAGCAGGAGGAGGAACTCTGGGATACTGAGAAACGCGAATGCTACAAAGGGCCTGAGGCAGAGAAAGGCACCAGTGATAGAGGTAGCCATGCTAAAGGCAGCAGGAGGAAGGCTGGGCACATGAGGAAGGAGCAGAACTCCTCTCAGAGTGGCCAGGCCTCTGGGAGTGAGGTGTCCAGTGGGCGTGCTCAAAGACCAGAACCTGAAAAAGGACCAGACAGCAAACTCAACATGGAACACAAGGGAAAGAGGAGGCACAAGAAGTGG ACCTCTCTGGTAGGACTGAACCCTGTGCAAATCTGGGCCTCGGTGAGCCTGCTCCCCAGGAGCAAACCCATGGCTCGAGCCAGACCCGGCCCCAGGGGGCAGGACGCCCCAGCCG ATCCATGTGAGAACTTCCCCTGTAAATCGGGCAGGAAGTGCAAGTTGAACGAGGAGATGGAGCCCAGCTGCTTGTGTCAAGAACCTGCACAGTGCCCTTCTGAGAATCTCACTGAGCTGGAACAC gtgtgtggAACAGACAACCAGACATACCAGACGTCCTGTCACCTGTTTGCCACTAAGTGTCATCTGGAAGGCACTAAGAAAGGCCACAGGCTGCACCTGGACTACAGCGGCCCCTGTAAAT ttaTCCCGCCATGCTTaaacacagagctgcagcagtTTCCCCTGCGTATGAGGGACTGGCTGAAGAACATCCTCCTTCAGCTGTACGAGCATGACTCCGTCACCCCCGGCCTCCTCACAGCTAAGCAGAGGGCCAGG GTCCAGAAGCTGCATGACAGTGAGAGACGTCTCCATGTTGGCAGCCATGCCGTCGAGCTGCTTGCTCTAGACTTTGAGAAGAACTACAACCTGTACATTTATCCAGTGCACTGGCAGTTCGCACAGCTCGATCAACATCCCACAGACAG GgtgctcacacactcagagctgGCACCCCTCCGTGCCTCTCTCGTTCCCATGGAGCACTGCACTTCTGTCTTTTTCCGCCGCTGCGACACGGACAGAGACAGGCTGCTCTCTCTCAGGGAGTGGTGTCAATGTTTCGGCCTCAAGCACG AGGACATGGAGAGACAACTGCTTTTCTGA